In Magallana gigas chromosome 1, xbMagGiga1.1, whole genome shotgun sequence, the sequence cgtcATTTTACTCTACTTTTTTGTTTCCCTTGTACAGATATAtgtgtgatgtttttacataatgttcattttaattaaactgcCCACAATtcagaaatatgacatcgtaaagacaacattttcccgccatttttgcatttttagcacaAAAAacgcttgttttcaagcagtttttgtaccccgccgcaacgcggagcggggacatagaaacgccgggcgtccgtccgtgtgtccgtgtttccgtccgtcacactttttttaAGCGCTCtaatgcctacaaattttgacggattttcaaaaaaatttataccaaatgattataccactattaccttggtcaagttcgaaaatcagcattggtcgatactttttgttggagttatgggactttgacaaCAATAATTACTCCATTTTATCCAAagattgaccttgtaagcgctctcatgcctacaaattttgacggattttcattaaatttataccaaatgtttataccacttatatcggtcaagttcgaaaatcagcattggtcgatactttttgttggagttatgggactttgaccacgataatgactccgttttatccaaaaattgaccttgtaagcgccctcatgcctacaaattttgacggatttacatgaaattcatACCAAATCTTTATACccctaataccttggtcaagttcctaaatcagccttggtcgatactagtatactgcttgaccggcggggaacccaggaattctattcttgttcttttagaaaacatagagcgcattcttgaacaaacaaaatattttaatcagagatatatctagccaaggctaataagtgacaaaaacttttccttgttcaagcatgcgctctatatttcccattcataaaaggtaagataaatgtaaatttttgactgattttgattgaattatagaaatatgaTCTTGAATTGTCCAAAAGTAGGTCAAGGTTATGACACGAaagtaggtcaaggtcatgagtGAAGTGAGTGTCAAGTACCCCCTTGCTGCTGACGAGCTCTTTTCTTGTTGACCAAGTGACCGGCTAAACTAAATACTCTCTCAGCTGGCACAGATGGAGCTGGAATACCTAAATACTTCTTTGCAAGATCACTCAATCTAGGATAATGAATTTCATTCTTCTTCCACCACTGAATCAATGGTTTAACATATTCCCCAACACACACAATATCTTGTAGAAATTAATCACAATCACCTAGATTTATCTTTTTAGCTTTAGACGGTCCGTCCACCTCTTCCACATCTTCTGATTCAACTTCTGTTATCATTCTAGATAGTTCTGGTTCGGGTAATTCAGGCTCCCTCTGCATTTCATTTAATTCGTTGTCATTGTCATCAATCCCTTTCTCctttttattcttaattttttttttttgctgcttTTTCATCTGAATTAAAGGCAATTCTCAAAGGAAGCTGATGTGCATCTTCTGTGGGTAAAAAGTCCCGATCTTTAGTGAATTGGTTGAGCATGCATGCAATTATTGCCAGTTCTTGGTGTTGTGTTCTGCTCTGTAGTTCTgacttcattttttctttaatcttcTTAATCAAAGTTGGGTCCTCAGGATCTATTTCCACACATTTGGACAGTTTTATCAGCAAGGGTATATTTTGTTAAGTGTAGGTGTTACAGTTAAGAGAAAAGTATTGGATTATCCATGCTCCGTCAGCTATCAGGAAGCTGATATCAAGATGTGTTACATGTAGACGATTCAAGTCGAAAGTTGAAGAGCAGAAGATGGCAAATCTACCAAAGGATCGTATCGTTCCAGATGAACCACCATTTAGCAGAGTAGGAGTCGATTACTTTGGACCGTTCGAAGTAAAACAAAAGAGAAGTCGTGTGAAACGTTATGGCGTAATATTCACCTGCTTGGCAAGTCGAGCTGTACATTTGGAAGTAGCAGCTTCATTAGACACTGATTCTTACATAAATGCCTTGCGACGCTTTATTGCCAGAAGGGGACAAGTTACGAAGATACGTTCTGATAATGGAACTAATTTTGTTGGTGCTGAACGTGAACTTGCCCGATCCATACAGGAATGGAATCAACACCAGATTCAAAAGTCAATGTTACAGAAGAATGTAGACTGGCAGTTTAACCCACCAGCTGGATCACATCATGGTGGAGTGTGGGAAAGAATCATTCGAATTATTTGCAAGGCCATGAACAGCGTTGTAAGGGAACAGACCTTGGACGACGAAGGACTTAATACCCTGATGTGTGAAATCGAATATATGATCAACGATCGACCAATTACGAAGAATACAGATCACCACTCTGATTTGGAACCACTTACACCAAACCATTTGCTCTTAATGAAGCGGAAGCCGAACCTGCCTCCAGGAGTTTTTGATAAGGACGACATCTATCACAGGAGAAGGTGGAGACAAGTTCAATATATGGCAAACCTGTTTTGGCATAGATGGGTACGGGAATACCTACCGCTTTTACAAGAAAGACAGAAGTGGCACGAAATCAAACGGAACTTGCAAATTGGTGATGTTGTGTTAATAGTCGATTCTAATTCTCCGAGAAACTCGTGGCCTATGGGCATTATTTGTGAAACTATACCGAACTGCAACGGACTTGTGCGACAAGTTAAAGTTAAAACTGCGACAAATATTCTTATCCGCCCCGTTGATAAACTCTGCCGGATTCTAGAAGGAGATTGTTAGAACTGTTTGATTATTACGAACTTGTGCAAATTTCTGTATTATTATTTGTGATTATTGAATGTTTGTTCATTGTTGACATTTTCTAGGAACAATTGCTAGTGAAGacacaaatttgataaaaactaGGTTGTTTGTAACTTAATGATGTAGAGTATTTTCGACGTAATTGTGTCATATTCATTCCACAATTAGGGGGCTGGGTTGTTACCGCCAATACTGCAATTAGTCATATCTATGCTGGTACTGCAGTTAGTCATACCTGATCTGACGTCATCAGTTTTTGAGCTCAATATTTTTGTGTGTAGAGCCCGTGAACTTGTGTGAGGCGGGCTCATGTCTTCAATCATTTCGTACTGAATGTACTTTTCTCTGGAGGAAACTACTTAATTGGTGAGtgttataatatgtatattgttAGAATGTTTTTCCAATGCATATGTACATTGTGCAGTAGAATTATATTACAGTACATCTGATAATTCTGATAATTCTCATACTTTAGTGTAGGTATAAAGTTACTATTTATGCATATGCATggatatttcaaggtcataattaatgatatattgataaagcTATATAGAggtacttatatgtaattatgagGCATGTGTGCAACTTCGCTGGATTATGTTAGgtttataattgatatattaCGGGAGGTAACTCCATTTGCAACATGTATGATATCATTTGGTTGTCTAGAGTTATgcctctttgtttacatttttctgtCGCCAAACTTTGCTAGAGCATTTCAGATTTATATATCTAGATGCATATCTTATTGTGACTAATTGAATTAGGTTATACTGATACATCAGATAGTCATACGTTTCATCATTGTCAACCATATATTTACTAGGATGAAtttgtatgtgtgtgttttttgaattagtttatttacaatattttttctctattttttgtaGTAAATCGTCATTCGTCATTCGTCATACATCTTATATGTTTTGTCAccctccaaaataaaataaagacgcATTTACAAAAGTACCAGTTTCCTCATTTCACTGGCCAGTACAGTAGGTGACTTGTCTCCACAAACAGTTTGTTGCCTTCATGAAAGGTTTGAGTGCAGCAGCAAGCCTTTCTACTAAAGACAGTTCATCAAAACTATATGCATAGGACTTAAGTGTATTTGCTGCAGCTTTTGCACAACTGCTGTCACTTATAACCGCCATGATAGCAGGAGTTTGTTCCAATAATCTCTCAAGCATACTGTATGTACTATTCCATCGTGTTGGGCAATCCATTATAAGTTTGTGTCCTCTCAGATCTTCAGCTAACAGAATTTGTTGTTTGCTCATAAGTAAATCAAAAACACTTGAACTCTGATGACAGGTGACCAATTTTCTACCTTTGGCAATAACTTTAGATAACTCACGTAAGGCCAGGGCATTTTTGACAATTAAGTTGATCCTGTGACCATAGCAACCAAATCTGCACCATTCAAGTAGTTCAAAAGCTTTTCTTTCATTGGCGGCATTGTCCGTCACTGCACTAGGTTCTGGCAATTTCCAGGTATTTGGGGTTTCGATCAGTGAGTTCTTTATGTTTTCTGCTGTGTGACTTCCAGTCACTTTTTTGGTCTCCAGTACAACACTGCGCATTTCCCAGTTTTCATTAATATCATGGCTAGTCACTGTGCAAAAACTCTCAGTGTTTATGCTAGCCCATCCATCATGTGTAATTGATATATCGTCCAGTTTGCTTATTTTACCTGCtaacttaattttcatttcttctttctttttcccAAGTCTTGAAGTCATAGTTTTTCGGCTAGGAATTTCATATTTTGGATTCAGCAGATGAACAAATACACAAAACTAATAGGTAAAACTTTGCCTGCCAAAAGCTGCATAAGTGCATCATCAATTTCCTTTTGTTTGGTTTcaggtatttttattttttcaggtgTACTTTTAAAGCTAATAGTAGTTTTGTTAcactaaagttttaaaattcagagaatttaaaactatctataacaaTTTCTGAGTGTAAAATTAGCACAAgttaatttttccatttttagcattttagagttacaatttttatttcaaaatcatttaaattttacttattttaaatgctttattttttttctcactgttaaaagttatactttatttcttaatcgaGGAAATTTATTGGTagctttttactttttaattgtataacCATGGCATCTAAacaatttgacatttttctggaaattattTAGTTACGACAGATTGTCGGACAAAaagttaatttgttaaataaactgACAAATTCCTCGTTCAGGCAAACCTTTGAAGAGAAATTCTTTATGTTATCAGAGCGACACTTTAGCGACTCGCGAAGATTATTCAATTTGAATTACGTCAGAAAACTTATTTACTCGTTTCGGCTTTACTTAATTTTCTCTTTGTTAACATACGTACATCGAAATTCATCTGATTAACTCTATCACCTGTTTGGCCTTTAGTAATCAGTGTCAGCTCGTAGAAGAAATTCTGTGAAATTAGCCCGCTAGCATTTAAATCAAGTATCCTGATTGGTCAATGAGAGCTATTCCAAATTAAGCCGGATGGTGGGTGAATTTACTTAATTCACTTTCCATCCGAcgtttaaagaataaagaacttgttttaattttacggaATTGTTTCTCGTTTCCATAAGGTAAGCTTGAATGAAATCTTATCTAATTTCAGTATTTTAGGTTTTCATTacattatttcattatatttttctgttgctaattttgataaattttagtttgatttgtttaaaatacttaagaacattgattaactatatatttcttattattctgCGGAACTATGAATTCGTCAATCCAGaattttagttttcattttctataaaaatatttcgcgtcatttttttttatgccaTGATATgcttcattttgtttaaatgtgtgatttttattattgaactTCTGTGCTGTTAAATGCTGTTTGTATAAAGTTTGAATTCGCCGCGTAATTATTGTAAACCTGTAGTGAACTCTTCAGTGTGAGAAGGTGAATTTAAGAATCGGTAGAAATTCGTCAGCTAAGTAATATTTGTTAGTTATTTcctctttaattatttaatgacaacagtttatattttgttttctagtTTTCTTACATTTTATAAGCGTTATGCATTTTCATACTTTTGCGGAATTATCGATCCTTAGATTATAAGCGTAAAAACGATCTCGCTTTCTCGCATTGCTGTGTTTAACTACAGGGTGTTTcgaaatatgtttttgttttaattcactTTCCATCCGAcgtttaaagaataaagaacttgttttaattttacggaATTGTATCTCTTTTCCATTAGCAACCAGTAGAAAGGCGAGTGGCATCCTACCAAGCTATTCCCCAACTTAATCATATTCACAAACAAAGAAAGTATCTGTGTGAAAAGTGGTGAGAGAATTCAACAGATCCCGGACCTCTTCATACAGATTATGCAAGGAGGACAGAAAATCAACTACTATCTAAGATCATCGGAAAAAACAGGTAGCCAGAATCAACCTAATGCTACTACAGCTAGTGAAAATTTAATTAGTTTTGACTCTCCAGAAGAATCAGCAAGTCTGACAACAACTACTAGTGCAACATCACCATCATCAACAACAATAACAGCAAGTGTGACAACTACAACATCACAATCATCATCTTTGGCTTCAATAACATCAGCAAGCTCAACAACATCATCCACACTGACAACAATTTCAGTAGCAGCAACAACAACATCTTCATTGCCAGCATCGACTTCAGCAGCATAAACCACATCATCTGCACCAGCAACGTCAAATTCAGTTCCAGTAGCATCGACAACATCATCAACAACAACATCAGTGTCAAATTCAACAACAGCTACCGTGACAACATTTAGTGCAAGTCAGGTCGACATGCATAGAGCAGAGCAAAGTGCCCAGCTTCCCAAACTCTCAGGAAAACGTGGATGCTTTTATACAGTGGTGTTCCCTTCATGCCTTTACTGAACAGCAAATTCTTGGAAGGATTGTTTTTCACTTGACCGATATGGTTTAACAGTAGTACCTATCACTACCAAAATCCTCGAGAAGTACCCTCCTACAGCTGAAATGATCATTCTTGGCCAGATTCGGGAAACAAAATTCCTTTCATCTCGACGTTTCGGATATTAAACAAATGCCAGATGAAACCTGTGAAGAATACATCTCGCGAATTCAACAATTGGCCTGTGACGACAACATCCCTAGCCTTATGCTAATCAATCTTATAGCAAaaggttttaaagttttaaaacggacattgcagaaaaagttCTTGATAAGGATCCTGAAACTTTTGAGGACCTTTTCAAATTTGCGAAGAGGGCAGAGTCAACTATAAAGTTACGCATTAACAACCATTTATTAGCTTCAATTGAGGGAATGGAGGACAGACTCATGGACAAACTGTCGAAACAGTTGGAATCAACTGTAATGGCTCTAAGCAATCAACAGAACTCCCCCAGTCCAGCCAGGTTCGAGGAAAAATCCAAGGGACGTGACCACCGTGACCGATATCAAGGATACCGTGCTAATAATTTCCAACCCAAGAACAATTTCCATGGAAATAGACAGTACCAGAACTCCGGTCCCCAGTATTGCGAACGACCCCGTCCAGCACATGGTACCCATGGCAACCGATTTCCTCGGCCAGCCCATCAGTCCAGAGACACCTCCAGACAGCATAGTAACCGCCCATCCCAGTTCCAACATCCACGAGGTCCCAGTAAGTGCTCAAATTGTTTTATGGACACTTGTGATAAGGTTCATTGTATTGCGTTCGGCAAACAATGTTATTATTGTTATGGAtataatcattttcaaattgCATGTGTTTCAAATCCAAATagtcatttttatcaatatttagcAAATCTTGAGTCAAATCATTCATGTCAATAGGGATTCAAGCCTATCCATCATATGAAAAGGCGCCtcgaaaattttgaaaatgaaagtgcAAAATGTAAATCAGCAGATATCAATATTGCTACTGtcacattaaaattcatcattgtatatatttagtttCGTATTTTAACTTAACCACATATCCCGTGGTGAGCCCCTTAGTATTTTAGTCATACGTATTTGTAAATACCCATATTGAACCTCAGTTCACCGGGCTTTAAACCCACCAGTCCGTGCAGTATCAGTTTGGACGCGGCAGTCCAGAGGGAAGGACGCACTTAAACTTCTCTCGTGCATACCATCCAGTCACTATgcattttgttaatataaatagCTGTGTGCTAACTCTGAAGTGAACCTGGTACTGGCTTTTTCTGAGGTCCCTTGTTCCATCTTTTGTGTAAACCACTTTCATCGATGGTGGCCGAATATTGGTGACGTCTTGTGTGGCCAGTAGAGAACATTCACTTGGAGGACCTCACCAGTCCAGTCTTGTCAAGACCAAGTGGCAATAGACTACATGTACAGTGAAGGACCTTACCAGTTCCCATACTAGGACAATTACTTTCAATGTGTATCAATTCAAactatattaaatatgtaaaaacagtGTAAAATATTGTCTTAGTCTTTGTCTtacagtaaatataaattgtaattaattccGCTCGAAAATCTGTGACAAATtggtgtcagaagtgggatCTATTCCCCAAAATCTTTgtattaaacaagaaaaaaaattgtaaagtttttctgaaaaaaaaaactacgcaGTGTTCAATTTGTTtaccattttgttttttgttccaTGTTATTCATGTTCATTGTTCTTTATGTTGTTTCAGTTTGTGTGTACCATTGTCCTTTTGTGTGTGTTCTGTGTTGTACAAAATCAGCCGTGTACTGCTTGTTTGGGACCTTGGAAAAATGCTAACCAGAGTTGGACCTGTCTCAGTAAGTCGGAACCTTCTGGTAACTGCAGAGTAGTAAGCTATTTTGTTTTTCGTGAAACTGGATGTATTTGTTTTCGCGATGTATTGTGTATCATAGCTACTGGTGGTTTTGAGTTAGTCACATGTGAAGTGAGGTTCAAGTTAATTTATTCTTGTACCTATAGTTTCATGTCAAACATGGATGATTTGAATGAGTTAAAAGCATTTGGTGAGGGTTTAGGTCTTAAGGATACTGCTCTGGCAGATTTTATTAAAGAACAGCAAGCTATTAGAAGAGATGAGAGACAAGCTCAGAGAGAGTTGGAAAAGATTAAGATGCATGCTCAAGCGGACGCTGAGAGAGAGAAATATAATTTTGAGTTAGAAAGAGAGAAAGTGAAGATTGACattgagaaaatgaaattagaGCAACACTCTTATATTGCAAGTGAGTCAAAATCTTACGATAGTCATGTGTCCGCTAAGATTCCCAAACTCCCTTTCTTTGACGATTCTCACGATGAGATGGATAGTTatcttttaagatttgaaaGGTACGCTGAAGCTCAGCGTTGGGATAGATCGAATTGGGCTATAAATCTTAGTGCTTTATTAAAGGGGAAAGCTTTAGATGTTTATGCGTTGATGCCCAAAACTGATGCCTTTGACTACAATACCCTAAAGACAGCATTACTCAGACGCTTTGAATTGACAGATGAcggttttaaaaagaaatttcgaTCATGTAGGCCAGATCCTAGTGAAACATTTTCCCAGTTCGCTGTTCGGTTGAGTAGTTATTTTGATAGGTGGATTGAAATGGCAAAGGTTTCCAAATCATTTGAAGACTTGTATGATCTTATGTTACgcgatcaatttttacatgtgtgTAGTCAAGAtttgaaactatttttaaaggaaagatTACCCGAGAATTTGACAAGAATGGCAAACTTGGCTGATCAGTATAAAGATGCTCGTGACCTGAATGCACTCCAAGCTACGGGTAAGGGTAAGATgcctttagaaaaaaaagttgatcAGGTGAAGAAAACAGATGTAGGTGAGAACAAGCATGTACCTAATGATAAGAAAAGGTTCATTCCAAAGACAGAGCGTAAGTGTTACAAATGTCATAGATACGGACACATTGCACCAGAATGTAAGTCTAGAACATCGTTTAATAACGTTTCTAATGCAGTGCAAGACTTTGGATCTTCAGAGCAAaaggtttgttttgttagcacaATGCCTACTGATTCTATTGTAGATTCCAGAGTATCTTCTTCTCCAATGACAATGTCATCATCTTGTCAGAAGAACTCGTCTTTTAACATGCCTTTATCTGCAGGGTATGTTAACAATGTCCCTGTGACGGTACTAAGAGATACTGGGTGTAGTGGTATTGTTGTTAAAATGAGCAAGATACAGGAGGAAAACCTTATAGTTGGTAAGAAACAGACTTGTATTTTAGCAGATGGATCTAAGGTATCTGTCCCGATTGCCGATGTGTCCATCGATACGCCATTTCTGAAAGGTCAGTATGAGGTATGGTGTATGGAGAATcctgtgtacgacttgatagTTGGTAACGTTCCAGATGCCAAACCAGCAGATCAACCAGATCCAGATTGGCAGGTAAATGCTGTTGAGACTAGGCAACAGAAACGTGACAAGAGTAAACCATATCCTCAACTTAGGGTTCCAGACATGATTACTGAAGATATCAATCCGATGACAATTAGGGAGGCGCAGGAGCATGATCATTCTTTGAAAAAGGTACGTGAAAATGTAGAGAACAATCTCTCTCAGGTTAAGAAAAATGGTAAAGTGAGTTGGTTTAAGAAAAACGACCTTATGTTTAGACAGTACAGTACTCATGTGGGAGATAGGGAAAAGACTTATTCTCAATTAGCTGTTCCCGATAAATTCCGAAACCAGGTAATGAAACTTGCACATGATTCATTGCTAGCAGGTCATTTAGGAACACAGCGTACTTTAGCGAGAGTAACGTCAGAATTCTGGTGGCCAGGAATCCAGAGTGATGTGCGAAGATTTTGCCAGTCTTGTGACATTTGTCAGCGCACAGTTCACAAAGGTAAGATAAAGAAAGTACCTCTTGAACGAATGCCACTCATAGACGTACCGTTCCAGAGAGTTGCTGTTGACCTGGTGGGCCCTCTTTCTCCAATCACAGACAAAGGTAATCGCTATATTCTCACTTTAGTGGATTATGCTACTCGCTATCCTGAAGCCATAGCACTTCCCAGCATCGAAACAGAGAGAATTGCAGAGGCTCTATTTGAAATGTTCTCGAGAATTGGTATACCTCGTGAAATGTTGACAGATATGGGAGCTCAGTTTACTTCCGCATTAATGTCAGAGGTAAGTCGTCTTATTTCTCTTAGTCAGCGGACAACAACCCCGTATCATCCTAGCTGTAATGGGTTGGTGGAACGATTCAACGGGACCTTAAAGCAGATGTTGAAGCGACTCTGTTCCGAGAAACCAAAAGATTGGGACAAGTACCTAAGTGCTGTGCTGTTTGCCTACCGAGAAGTGCCACAGGAGAGTCTTGGATTCTCACCCTTTGAGTTGGTATATGGTAGATCAGTTCGTGGACCTATTTCCATATTGAAGGAGTTGTGGACAAACGACATACCAGATCCAAACGTCAAGACAACCTACCAATATGTGTTAGATCTCAAAGACAGACTCCAGTCTATGGCTGAACTTGCGAAAGAGAGTCTAGAAAAGTCGTCTACCAGATACAAGAAACAATATGACAGGAAAACTAGAACTAGAAGTCTAAAGGTAGGAGATAAAGCTCTTGTTCTTTTACCGACtgacaataacaaattattgcttCAGTGGAAAGGACCTTTTGTGGTTACAAAGAAAGTCAACAGAGTTGATTATCAGTTAGATATGCAAGGTAAGACAAAAACCTTTCAtataaatcttttgaaaaagtacattGAGAGACCAATTTCAGATGTTGCTTCAGTGACGGAAGATGCAGGTGTTCTTGGTTTAGTCAACGCAGCAGTAGTTGATTGTGTGGATGATGAGGACCAAGATGGACAGTTAGATGAGTATCCTCAATCACAGGTTAGTGTAAGCAAAGTAAACATTAACCCATCATTGTCATTAGAGAGCAAGGACAGATTGATGAAGTTGCTTTTTAAGTTTGATGATGTTTTTCAAGACCGTCCTGGTATCACAAGTGTACTTGAACATGAAATTAGATCGACAAGTGCCAAACCGATTCATGTCAAAAATCGTCAGATACCATATTCAATGGAGGAAACAGTAAACAAAGAGGTGAGTGACATGTTGAAGATGAACATTATTGAATCTTCTGACTCCCCGTATTGTTCCCCAGTTGTTATCGTGCCCAAGAAAGATGGAACAAACAGGTTCTGTATAGATTTTCGCCTGTTAAATAATCAGACCATATTTGATTCAGAGCCAATGCCAGATGCTGATGAAATGTTTTCCAAACTTGCAGGAcataaattcttttcaaaaattgatctATCAAAAGGGTACTGGCAGGTTAAGTTAACAGATGATTCAAAACCAAAAACAGCCTTTAGAACAGGTAAGGGTTTGTTTCAGTTCAGGGTCATGCCCTTTTGGTTAGTTACGGCTCCGGCCacattttcaagattaatgcGCAAAGTCTTGCATGGAATGGAGAATGTAGACAATTTCATAGATGACATTTTGGTGTACATTTTAATGTGACATTTTAATgtgagcaattttttttttcaagacttTCTCAGAAAGATAGAAAATGTGACGA encodes:
- the LOC136272221 gene encoding uncharacterized protein, producing MANLPKDRIVPDEPPFSRVGVDYFGPFEVKQKRSRVKRYGVIFTCLASRAVHLEVAASLDTDSYINALRRFIARRGQVTKIRSDNGTNFVGAERELARSIQEWNQHQIQKSMLQKNVDWQFNPPAGSHHGGVWERIIRIICKAMNSVVREQTLDDEGLNTLMCEIEYMINDRPITKNTDHHSDLEPLTPNHLLLMKRKPNLPPGVFDKDDIYHRRRWRQVQYMANLFWHRWVREYLPLLQERQKWHEIKRNLQIGDVVLIVDSNSPRNSWPMGIICETIPNCNGLVRQVKVKTATNILIRPVDKLCRILEGDC
- the LOC105323846 gene encoding uncharacterized protein — translated: MDDLNELKAFGEGLGLKDTALADFIKEQQAIRRDERQAQRELEKIKMHAQADAEREKYNFELEREKVKIDIEKMKLEQHSYIASESKSYDSHVSAKIPKLPFFDDSHDEMDSYLLRFERYAEAQRWDRSNWAINLSALLKGKALDVYALMPKTDAFDYNTLKTALLRRFELTDDGFKKKFRSCRPDPSETFSQFAVRLSSYFDRWIEMAKVSKSFEDLYDLMLRDQFLHVCSQDLKLFLKERLPENLTRMANLADQYKDARDLNALQATGKGKMPLEKKVDQVKKTDVGENKHVPNDKKRFIPKTERKCYKCHRYGHIAPECKSRTSFNNVSNAVQDFGSSEQKVCFVSTMPTDSIVDSRVSSSPMTMSSSCQKNSSFNMPLSAGYVNNVPVTVLRDTGCSGIVVKMSKIQEENLIVGKKQTCILADGSKVSVPIADVSIDTPFLKGQYEVWCMENPVYDLIVGNVPDAKPADQPDPDWQVNAVETRQQKRDKSKPYPQLRVPDMITEDINPMTIREAQEHDHSLKKVRENVENNLSQVKKNGKVSWFKKNDLMFRQYSTHVGDREKTYSQLAVPDKFRNQVMKLAHDSLLAGHLGTQRTLARVTSEFWWPGIQSDVRRFCQSCDICQRTVHKGKIKKVPLERMPLIDVPFQRVAVDLVGPLSPITDKGNRYILTLVDYATRYPEAIALPSIETERIAEALFEMFSRIGIPREMLTDMGAQFTSALMSEVSRLISLSQRTTTPYHPSCNGLVERFNGTLKQMLKRLCSEKPKDWDKYLSAVLFAYREVPQESLGFSPFELVYGRSVRGPISILKELWTNDIPDPNVKTTYQYVLDLKDRLQSMAELAKESLEKSSTRYKKQYDRKTRTRSLKVGDKALVLLPTDNNKLLLQWKGPFVVTKKVNRVDYQLDMQGKTKTFHINLLKKYIERPISDVASVTEDAGVLGLVNAAVVDCVDDEDQDGQLDEYPQSQVSVSKVNINPSLSLESKDRLMKLLFKFDDVFQDRPGITSVLEHEIRSTSAKPIHVKNRQIPYSMEETVNKEVSDMLKMNIIESSDSPYCSPVVIVPKKDGTNRFCIDFRLLNNQTIFDSEPMPDADEMFSKLAGHKFFSKIDLSKGYWQVKLTDDSKPKTAFRTGLIVVGKKQDRHVLEQETAPPKPPVTAATSLPPPQNKGDVHDFSLPPNTAASVPSIHTALKSTNSITAAILFTNSTCFHVIRDINQTKFPIANIIFCPQIPQEEATGRGSWDQA